Part of the Triticum urartu cultivar G1812 chromosome 2, Tu2.1, whole genome shotgun sequence genome, aggctatggagattcccatcaattgatgtcaatgcaaggagtagggattgccatgcaacggatgcactaagagttATAAGTGTacgaaagctcaaaaagaaaactaagtgggtgtgcatccaacttgctttatctagaagacctcgggcatttgaggaatcccatcgtcggaatatacaagccaagttctataatgaaaaattcccactagttatatgaaagtgactacacatgagactctctatatgaaaaacatggtgctactttgaagcacaagtatggaaaaggatagtaacattgccccttttctctttttctctcatatttttgttgGGATCTTTTTAACCTCTTTTTCTGGcctcattgggacaatgctctaataatgaataatgatgatcatcacacttctatttacttacaactcgatactagaacaaaatatgattctatatgaatgcctccagcggtgtaccaggatgtgcaatgataaagcgtaacatgtataaaaaacgatgaacggtggctgagccacaaatactatgtcaacaatatgatcatgtaaagcaatatgacaatgatgatgtgtgtcacaATAATGGAACGATGGAAGTTGCATTGCAATATATTTttgaatggctatggaaatgccataatgggtaggtatggtggctgttttgaggaagatataagaaggcttatgtgtgatatagcgtatcatatcacggggtgcCATCCTACGGGCGATGGCACTAGCTGCTATGAGGAGGAGGCGATACTGAAAGTGCACCTTATATACCCCTATCATTTTTTGGTGATTAATGACAAGGAAATTGAAAGGACTAGCTGTTTATCAAATTTATTTTAGGAAATTAGTCCATATGTGTGGAAACACTAAATGGTGACCACTACTTTCATCCCTACAAGTGGTTGGCTTCTTCAAACACCTACTTTGTACTTTGAAGTTTTTTTATTGATCCAAGATTCACATTGAGTTCAAGTACAATCGTGATATCAAGAAGGGCATAAGCAAAAGAACTATGGCTCGACTTCAAGATAAGATCATCAACCAAAAATCCCAATAATTCCATGCATAATGCTCTATTTTTCCCCAGCCCCGGTAGGCCGATACTACCAAGCCTGTGACGAGAGTGTGTGATATGTTAGGCGAATCTTGTTTTTCCCTTGTTAGAAGCGCTGAAAAAATTTATCTGGTACTTTTGAGCTTTGTTTCCATTAAGACCACCTTTGTTAGCTCTGGCACCATCGGGTATAACTTTTTCTCCGACacctccaagcccttctcagtTAATTTCATCCCTTTGAGCTTCATTATAGATCCCGCTAGTCTCGAGCGAATCCACCTGGTACCTTCGAGTCGGGCTTTGCCTTTTATGCATCCCTTCTCTTCGAGAACAACTTTGGCGTCCTTGGTATCGTCGTGACCTTGTATTCTTTGGTACTACCAAGTGTGTCATGTATTCAGCGAAAAAATGGCACCTTATCATTTGGTGCTTTCGAGTACTTTGTGTTTTTGTGCGGCTCGTTGGATAGTCCTTCAgacaattcaaatatttgaatgcGTCCAGTAGTTTCGAGGTTGTCCTTCAATATTTCCGGGCTAGTCACTTTTTATAGGTAATGTTCTGTTTTTCGGTTTGATTTGTATATCGACCCCCCACACTCCTTGTTGCTTAAAGTCATTCTAAGTCAATTCCAGCTAACTTCATGTGAGTCTTTGAGAGAGGTTAGAGAGCGGTTATTTTGAGAGGAAAGGAAATTGATTAGGTGTTTCCAAGTCACTTTCTTAAATCTATGAAGGCCCGTCTACTCCCTTTTCTTGAAGTCTCACTCCTATGGTTCATATCCCTTTTCTCGAAGGATATCCTCATGAGATAGCTCCTATGGGTTCTTGAGAGTGCTTTGATTCAAGATATTCTGAGGAGTTCGTCCGAGTAACTTTTCTTTGGTTGCTATCCTTGGAGGGTGTGCGCATCCTAGATGGTTAGGACTTCCTGAGAGCCTTCAATCATCATTCTCAAGTAATTAAGAAGTTTGTACAAGGGTCAGAGATTGTCTTCTTTGTGAAAGATCGAACCCAAGTGAGATTTTGACCTTTGTGGTACCAAGCCATGGGGGAATAGGTGCCATGCGCCTCATGGGCTATTTGTGCTGACGATGTTGAGGCCTTTGTGGTTCGAACCTCCATCCATGAGGAGTAGGGTAGCGCCAACTACCCAAACCTCAGTAAAACACCGTTAATCCACCCCCGTGTTTGCATCTCTTTTAAGTCGAATCCCAGCTTTCTTGTAAGTTCTAGCTTCAACGGTTATATTCTTGATAGCTAACATGTATTGTTTTTCTAAGGACTCAACTCGCTATCTTCTCAAAAACTTGCCAACCCTAAAATTTCACGCAAAGTTTTATAGACATCGGTGATGCAAGCACAACTACATTGTGTTGTGAAGGGGCGGTGTGTCGTGCTACGAGCGGCGATGTTGTCCACTACAAGCGAAGATTTTCCAACAATGAGTGTGTGTAGGAGACAGAGGGTGATCCGTGCATGGGAGAGAGAAGACCCATGCTAGGGAGTTGACTTCATGCAATGGTTGCCCATGATCTTAATCCTATGGTGTGCAAGGGGGGCGACCACGCACAGCTATCAATTGAATGGTGCTGCATCAACCATGATAGACTAGAGAGTTATTTACAAGGCCAAAGAAGAACCATACCCACAAACATGCCTCATGCCTAATAATGCGAGCTAGCCTTGTTGAACTTCTAAAAGTGCATCTCTTATATACCCCTATTGGATTTTGATGATTAATGACAAGATGATTGAGATGACTAATCTATTTATAAGTTTATTCGCGGAAACTTAGTCCGCATGCATTGAGTGGAACATCAATTGTGACCCCTACCTCCAACTTTTGAAGATGGTGTCTACCTCAAGCTTTTAGGGTGTACTTTGTAGGTTTTGATCAAATCAAATATTCACATTGAGTTCAAGACAACCACATTATTGAGAGGGACACAAACAGAGGTAGTTTGGTCTGAGCCTCTATGAAAGATCTCAAACCAAAGTTCCCAAAAGAATCCACTTTTGACACCACCCTCATATGTTTTTCACATCCCCGGTAGCACCGAAGTTTTCCTCTGACACTATCAAGCCACTTGAGTGTTCTATCAAACCCTAGAAAGCGACCCAGTTTCCCACAAATCAGAAACCCCAGCattttttgttttgagttgtcaAGCTAAATTCCTTTCAGGCATTCTCCATTAATTCTGGCACTCCTGAGTTTAACTCGTCATGCGGCACATTCAAATTTTTTTCGATATGCTTTTATATCTTATCACATCATAAGATTGGTATCTCCGAGCTTTTTCACTCTGGTACTTCCGAGTCGTGACCTTGGCATTTCTCCATGTCGTTCATTTCAAACTACTCTATATATTGCAGTACTGCCGAGCAATCGGTGTTACCCAGTACTTCCAAGGTAGTTCTATGTGTGTAGAGAAGAGCCACCTTTTTGTCTTTCAGAACCACCACTTACCTTTATCCTGGTACTTGAGTGTTGTGTTTTCCCATGGTTTCTGCAGACTTTGTTATGGTTGTTCAAACTTCGAACATGTTTGGAAATTTTGTGATTGGGAGGTAGAAGAGGCAATCATCACTTTTGTGATTGGAAGGTAGAACAAATAATCAAAATGCTGATAGCTGTGCAATGTTCAAGAAAGCGTTTTTAGGCGCCGCTTAAGCATGCTTTAGCGCTAAGCGACAGCTAAACGCTTTGCTTCTGCCCTAGGCAGAAGTTTTAGCGTTAAGAAAAAAAAGCGGGATTTAGCGGCCGCTTTAGCGTTGAGCGCTGGCTAAGCGGTCGCCGAGCACGCTTAAGCGTTCAAAAAGCGAGGAATGGGCAACGGGCTGAAGGTAAAAGGTGGGTATAAAGGCCTGGCCCAATACTGACCTGTTCGGCTAGGGTTTACTGGGTTAGAAGGGGATTGGGGAGAAGAGAGCTCCGGTCCAGATGCTCCTGTTCTGCATCCAACTCAGCTCTATGCATTCTTCCTCCTCGTCCCCGGACTGGATCTGAACTACTGCTTGGGCTGGGATGGGGCTGCTGTttggttgctgctgctgttgtttggttgctgctgctgctgcctgcCTGCAGCTGCCATTTATCTTATATGCTCTAAGCCAATATTATGCATTTATGCTTGTTGTGTGAACCACTGAACCTTATCCTTATGTGTTATTTGGCTATTTGTTGTGGTGTGTAAACCACTGAACCTCAACCTTATATGCCCCTCCGTCctaaaattcttgtcttagatttgtctaaatacgaaTGTATCTAGTTATGTTTTAatgttagatacatccgtatctagacaaatctaagacaagaattttagGACCAAGGGAGTATTTCAGATTTTCAGTTACCTATGTGCTATATTTCCTGTTTTCTTGTGCATATTATTCAAAAACAGCCAAATTCTGGCCAATTAAAAAAAACGCTTAATCCCGGTTAAGCTGCACTTAAGCGGCATTGCTCTAAGCTGTGGCCTTCCGCTCCGCTTACGCTTACCGCTTTCTTGAACATTGTAGTTGTGCACCTTGATTGAAGCAATACAGATTCACAAATGGACAAATAATGTAGTGTACGTATTAACTTAGAAGCAGTAGAGCTCTGGACCTACATTTCAGTGTTTCACCCTCTAGCATTACACTGTATACCACATTGAATTTAACACACAAATGACGGGCAAATTTCTGTAACCTGATGCACACAAGGAACGCTGATCTCTAGAATGACAATGCATGGTATTGAGCATTAACAATAACTCTGTTCACATACGCTGACCTTATTCCAACagggaaaaggaaaaggaaaataacaTAATGCAATGGCGCGGCAGAGAAGTAATTCTCAAAATATCTGGTACACAAATATTAAGTAATTTTCAGCCTTCACGGAAAATAAACAGGGTCATGAATCATGATCAAACACAAGTTAAACTACCATGCTGCTCCATAGATTAACCACTGGTTTACTATACCATAATTCCATGACCTTCAATTGATAACAAGCAGTACTGAACATATCTAATCTCTTTCATATAAATTGATGAAAATGATACTGAAATGACCACAATCTGTGATCCTAATAATATATTAACTGAAAGTGCTCAAGCTTTCCATCAGGAGACCATCCTGTCCGTTCAAAGCATAACACTTCAAAACAGAGGACAACGCCTACATTATAAAGAAATAAGTAGCAGCTAAATATCACATGAACAATTAGAACCATGAATAAACTAGTTTCCAAGTCCCAACCCAGTCAACAATGTCCTTTTATGCACGAGAAAATGTTGAGGAAAAACACTAAACATCTAACCTCAGATTTGTAGCAAGAATTCTATAATGAGAGACACCGTATCAGTTCCTAACTTAAAAAAACCTCAAGTCCTAGGTGTGGAGGACTTGAGCTCCTCAAGTGTCGCCTTCACCTGGTCCTGCAGCAGTTCGATCCGCTTCAAGTACACTTCCAGCTCCAGGATTCGCTGATTTCTCCATTTCTCCCCTTCCATAGGCAAGCCGTGTGGCGGCTCAGGAAGTTTCATACCAAACGGACTGGATCCCATATTTATCACTGCGTGAATCATCTCCTTAAACATAGGCGTCAGAAAATTCTTCTCGACATCGACAATTCCTGACTGAGGTGACATGACTGGAAACCTGAGTGGCTCGGAACCCTCCATGGTCACTGTCACAGGCATTGGAGCCTGGGGCAGTGCTGGTAGCGAGTCATCCATCTTGACAGGGACTGACACGGGTACCTGCACCTGCACTGGCTGAGGGGGCTGCACCAAAATGGTGGCAGGGACAGCTGCAGGGGCAGATGGAGCTGCTGATTCCACCGAACGTCTACGGCGGCGCTGCCGCCCTGAGGGGGACTTGACTTCCCCATTGGGGCTGGTGTTCGCAGGGACAGGTGTGGCAGCCACCGCCGCAGCGGCAACCACAGCTTCTTCGTCGTCGGAGTCGGCCGAGGGATCCCGGCCGTGCTTATTCGTGGGGCGCCAGATGTTGCGCGCGATCTCGAAAATGGCCTGCTCGTGCGGGGAGCGGAAGGAGAAGGCGGCGCCGGACCCGCGCAGGCGGGAGACGCAGTTGCGGTACTTGCGCTTCAGGCGGCGGAGCTTCTCGACGAGCTGGCTCTTGGAGAAGTCGagctggaggcggcggcgcaTATCCTCGTAGAACGGGTCCGTGTCGTATTGGTGCGACGCGAACGCCGTGCCGCGGGCGGCGGTGAACTCCGCGAACCCGCGGAGGATCACGATCTCGTCCTCCTCCGTCCAGAGGCGCTGGAAGAGgggccgccgctcgccgcccgaCGAGGCCTGGCCGCCGCTTCCACCCGCGGGGAGCAGGGCGGTggcggaggaggaggtggggTCGGGGAGGCTCGGATCGGGAGGTTCGAGGAACGGGGCGCCGGTGAAGTCCCCGTCCTCGGAGTAGTCGTCGCCGTCCGCATCGGTGAAAGagagggcggcgacggcggcggacGAGCCGTCGCCGGCGGGAAGCATTGGGCCGGAGATGGGATTCGGGATGGGCTAGGGTTCCGATCCCGGAATTTCGGGGGATTCGGATCGACGGGGACTGGGTTTCTGCCCCAATTTTGGGCTGGGGGTCGTCGCAGAACGCAGAGGAATTCCTCAGTTCACTGGAACTATTGCACTCACGTACCTCCCAAGTTTGGAATTTGCAAACTTGCCCTTCATACAGTGCCAAAGTTGTACCATTTTTcattattactccctccgtttctaaatacttgtctttctagtcatttcaataagtgactacatacggagcaaaatgagtgaatctatactctaaaatatgtctacatacatccgtatgtagtagtcatttgaaatgtctaaaaagacaaatatttagaaacggagggagtagtattttcAACCTAACATGTGTGTCTATGCATTCAAAGTCAACCTAGAGCAATACAACCATCCACCAAACTGCAACATAATCTTAAAATTATCAAACCATTTACTTTGACTTTGCAAATTATTGCGATCGTTTTATTTTTTGTATGTATACATTCTTGTGGTTTGTCAATCACAATTCCGCGCAAGACACGTTGAGGATGCCATAGTGCATGTCATAAATCAATATATCATTTCTAAATTGAGAAGTGATGGTTCCAATCAACATATGTGACACTGTAGACACAAATGTTTTTTGCATAGTGGTTAGCATGGGATTGTTGTCCACCAACTTACTAATCACTACTACAAACAATTC contains:
- the LOC125536095 gene encoding probable transcription factor At5g28040 translates to MLPAGDGSSAAVAALSFTDADGDDYSEDGDFTGAPFLEPPDPSLPDPTSSSATALLPAGGSGGQASSGGERRPLFQRLWTEEDEIVILRGFAEFTAARGTAFASHQYDTDPFYEDMRRRLQLDFSKSQLVEKLRRLKRKYRNCVSRLRGSGAAFSFRSPHEQAIFEIARNIWRPTNKHGRDPSADSDDEEAVVAAAAVAATPVPANTSPNGEVKSPSGRQRRRRRSVESAAPSAPAAVPATILVQPPQPVQVQVPVSVPVKMDDSLPALPQAPMPVTVTMEGSEPLRFPVMSPQSGIVDVEKNFLTPMFKEMIHAVINMGSSPFGMKLPEPPHGLPMEGEKWRNQRILELEVYLKRIELLQDQVKATLEELKSSTPRT